The Salvia miltiorrhiza cultivar Shanhuang (shh) chromosome 2, IMPLAD_Smil_shh, whole genome shotgun sequence DNA window AGAGGGGGCGACAGAGCAGGTAAAAATGTTGAGCAATGAAAATGAAATCACCGGTAGCCAGCTGTTATCGCTGGATGTATCGTTATCAGCTGATGAAGAAACAGAAGGGGCGACGGAGCAGGTAAAAATGTAAAGGAAGAAGTCTTGTTAGAGATGTGGTTTCATGAAATGtcaaaatttaatgattttGTATGTATTTCTGTGATTTGAATTTTCAGGATGGGGATGGTTTGCTTCATGATCTAGGTGAAGTTATGGAAGATCGGCCGTTCTGTGATGAGGCAACTACGCCTCCACTGCCCGAAGATGAGGCCAGTTCGCCTCAAATACGCGAAGAAGAAAATGAATTCTACAGAAGTCAGCTATGTCAAGTTGAAAAGGAAAACTCACCACAGCTTGAAGATGAAGTTGAGAGCATGCCAGAAATATGCATAAACAAAAACGATTTCTGGCGCAGCATTCCATTAGCAGAAACTGTGGAAGCTTTTGAGAGGAACTCGGAGAAAAGGTTAGGGATGAACATTTGGTCAAGGAGGGGTAAATCCGAAGGTGTCAAGATCAGAACCAGCAGAAGCAAGGCAACCTGCGGGATTGAAAATTGTGTAAGCAAATCAATGCTGAAAGATCAATGTGATGCTAGTCCTGATAAGGATGAAGAGATCTTCACGCCGGACAAGGAGAATGCCTCTCCTGATTCCTGTCTTGTCAGATCCTTGCGGAGCAAATTCAACGAAACTTTGAAGAGTGAATCAATGTCTGACGAGGACGAAGAAGTTTTCACCTCAGACAAAGAGAACATGACTCCAAACAGTCATCTGCTTAGGTCCATCAAGAACGTTGGGAGTTCTCAAGAAGTTAGGCATCTGAACATTCACAAACCTTCGCCCTTGAAGACAGTTAGTCGAGGCATCCTTCAGGAACGTAAACCAGCAAGTTCTGCTTCCAAAAGCCATTGCAGCTTGAAGAAACAGCCTCCTTGCCTTATGAAGGCAGCAGAAAGGGAACCTTTTCTTCTGCTGCCTGTGATTTCCACCGGTGATGATAAGCCCACACCGATACCTTCAGCTCATGAAGGCACGATGAGAAAAAGCAGATGTATCGATTACTCAAAGGTGAGTGGGAACAGGTGGATTATTGTAGTAGACACTGCTTGTCTGCTAAACAAGAAATCGAGGAGGGAGCTGCAGCTATTGAGAGGTCTTCGAGGGACTTCTTTGGTCATTCCAAGAATCGGTATGATGGATCTAACATTCTTCTCTATTGTAAACTTTTCTTTGATTTAGATGAATGATGATGCCCTTCTCTTTCTGAATCTCAGTCTTGAGGGAGCTCGACTGCATGGTGAGACGCGCTAGTTTCCTGTCAAGAATGACAGAGGCCTCTGCTGCACTGCAGTGGATCGAAGAATGTATGGCTTCATCAACGTGGTGGATTCATGTGCAGAGCTCAGCAGAGGAAAGCAGGCTCGTCCCACCAACTCCGCCTGCTGCTGCCTCTGCTCAGTGGTTCGGTGAGGAGAAGGGAGCATTCTCTGTTGGCTCTATCCCTTTCTCTCCCTATACTTTGCAAGAAATCGTCACTCCAACCGCTGCAGACCACATTCTCGAATCTGCCCTTTTCTTCAAGCAAGCCATGAATGGACATCTTGTCCTTCTCAGTGATGATGTCACTCTAAAAATCAAAGCCATGGCTGAAGTAAGCTCATCTCTATCCATATACAGTTCCTTTATACAGTTGTTTGAACTTGCAACGCGTCTCAGTGATTATGTTTCGGTGCAGGGTGTCATCTGCGAGACAGCAAAAGAATTTCGTGCCAGTCTTGTCAACCCTTTCTCAGCGAGGTTCTTGTATTCCGACAGCTCTCCAAGAGGGCCTACTTGGACTTGTGTGGATGATACTGTCCTTAAAGAGAAATACTACCCGAGCCCCATGAAGAAAGCCACGAGATTGGGAGACAGAGCTAAGGGTTTGAAGCTGATACTGCTGCACAACTCCAATTTCAGACAGATGAGAGCTTAGGCAGTTGCAAAATTTATGACCCAAATTTGAGCGCTTCTCAATTTCTCATTGTATGTTATGTTACTATAATCAAATGGAAGT harbors:
- the LOC131010131 gene encoding FHA domain-containing protein PS1-like gives rise to the protein MAENQEQVRPKEREIPVFTVLKNNCILKNIFVLDNPPPISSSSSAEISGQESEREEILLVGRHPDCNIKLEHPSISRFHLRIHSKPSSRSLFVTDLSSVHGTCISGKRIEPGVTMELVPGDTLKLGESSRLYRLDWVPISFAYDINDPFVPQPDTLDTVDEETEGADQDENRLSRENEWGWDLSDEIEALGWQETTAEVENTRLPEMLSNENEITGSQLLLLDVSLSADEETEGATEQVKMLSNENEITGSQLLSLDVSLSADEETEGATEQDGDGLLHDLGEVMEDRPFCDEATTPPLPEDEASSPQIREEENEFYRSQLCQVEKENSPQLEDEVESMPEICINKNDFWRSIPLAETVEAFERNSEKRLGMNIWSRRGKSEGVKIRTSRSKATCGIENCVSKSMLKDQCDASPDKDEEIFTPDKENASPDSCLVRSLRSKFNETLKSESMSDEDEEVFTSDKENMTPNSHLLRSIKNVGSSQEVRHLNIHKPSPLKTVSRGILQERKPASSASKSHCSLKKQPPCLMKAAEREPFLLLPVISTGDDKPTPIPSAHEGTMRKSRCIDYSKVSGNRWIIVVDTACLLNKKSRRELQLLRGLRGTSLVIPRIVLRELDCMVRRASFLSRMTEASAALQWIEECMASSTWWIHVQSSAEESRLVPPTPPAAASAQWFGEEKGAFSVGSIPFSPYTLQEIVTPTAADHILESALFFKQAMNGHLVLLSDDVTLKIKAMAEGVICETAKEFRASLVNPFSARFLYSDSSPRGPTWTCVDDTVLKEKYYPSPMKKATRLGDRAKGLKLILLHNSNFRQMRA